Genomic DNA from Desulfovibrio sp.:
CCCTCGCCTGCTCATAACCGCGATACTCAATACCATCATAAAAGCGGGAAAGCACACGGGCGGTATCGGACATGGATTCCTTTTTGCCCATCTGCGAGCCGGAGGGGCCAAGATAGGTCACGCGTGCGCCCTGATCATAGGCTGCCACTTCAAAAGAACAGCGGGTACGCGTGGAATCCTTTTCAAAAAGGATGACAATATTTCTGTCTTGCAGAAACTTCGGCTCACGCCGGACCTTTTTGGCCTGCTTGAGCTGGGCCGCCAGATCCAGCAGATACGTGAGGTCTTCCGGCGTGAAGTCTATTTCTTTCAGAAAATCCCGGTGATACAGCCTGTTGCTCATGACGCATTCCCACCCTTTGCAGACAGTGTGAATCCCTGCGATTAAATCGCAGGTTGAAAACTATAATTCGAGTATCATTCCAATTTCGTCACAGCAGTAAAACTTGGGGCATTTACTGCATTCAACCCACACAATAGCGGGCATATCATCGCGTTTAAACTCGCTGAAGCCGCACTTGAAAAAAAACGGCGCAGCCAGAGTAAAGGCAAAAACCCTCGGCAAGCCGAGATCACGACATCGGTCAACCAGCGCGGCCACCAGCCTTTTGCCGAAGCCCTGCGCCTGACACAGGGGGTGAACCGCCACAGAACGAATTTCCGCCAGATCTTCCCACAGCACATGTACCGCGCCGCAGGCCACAACAACCTCATGCCCGTCCTCAGCCGAGGGAGCCGTGGCGACCATATAGTCCTGAATATGCTGATAGAGATACTGCGGCCCGCGTGCCAGCATGACGTTGGACGACGCATAATGGTTGATAAGTGCAGACATGCCGTGCACGTCGCGCACCGTGGCCGAACGAATGACCAACGCTGAGAGGTCTTCTACGCG
This window encodes:
- a CDS encoding N-acetyltransferase, translated to MPIAVPRVGVEDKPLVQDIRVEDLSALVIRSATVRDVHGMSALINHYASSNVMLARGPQYLYQHIQDYMVATAPSAEDGHEVVVACGAVHVLWEDLAEIRSVAVHPLCQAQGFGKRLVAALVDRCRDLGLPRVFAFTLAAPFFFKCGFSEFKRDDMPAIVWVECSKCPKFYCCDEIGMILEL